The genomic stretch agcctgtagccaggtataggtggtgcccagtataggtagccaggtataggtggttccaggcccagtataggtagccaggtataggtggtgccccagtataggtagccaggtataggtggttccaggcccagtataggtatccaggtataggtgatgccccagtataggtagccaggtataggtggtgcccagtataggtagccaggtataggtggttccaggcccagtataggtagccaggtataggtggtgccccagtataaaatgtccgctgtagcgggctcactcatctgctccccacgtttaagtgctgatgtcactcttctctcagtgctggaacgctgtgtgctggttagtgagccacaggcccacagccagcacatgcagcccttccagcactttggggggccccagaagccctgggaccctcactgcagtgtcagttgccctccctgatggctgccctggtctGGATCCATGTGTTTTTACCATCATTGCCATCATCATCACCCTCATAACACACCATCATTATCACATCTGTCATCCTGCAAAATTCTTTATTGTTATTCTCATTGGACAACATCTGACATAAGAAAAGGCATTGGCTAGAAACAAAGGAACAGCTTCACTAGAAAATATTGCATTGTACATATAGAAAGTCACACCCTGGAGCCCAGAAATCTTTGGATTGTAGTATTGGTCATGTTGTGAGTGATTGACTGTTGGGGGAGGGGGCGTGTCCTGGGGAAATTAGGGCCCATGTATGTTCTCATGTGTTCACATAACATGGGCTTCACTTACAGACACACCCTGCTGAGGCCTCTCCTTTCACAGGGAACAAGaactctgattggctgctatgacAAGCTCAGCCCCTGCAGAAcacagcccctcccccatcctgcCCCACAGGGAGAGGCCAGGAAGGGGCAGCACAGAGCACTTGGAATGGACTACGGCGGTGGGGAGGGGTGGTATGAggagaggacacacacacagtacatagatCCCTTGTTTTCTAAATTTTAGATTCCTGGAAGTCAGTGGGGAATGTTTTgaatattctttaaaaaaaaaaaattttttgtataGGTGATTAataatattacattttttaatcaATTGTAATTTTGCCATTCTCAGCAAGACCACCCCTCACCCCATCCCTAAAACTCTCTGGCCATTAGTTACTACGCTGAAGACAGGGAGTTTAAATCTGTTCAGATTTTCATGATTTCTTGCCAAATGTTCCCAGTAATTGTGGCCTCTGCAGAGGCTGTAGTTAGGGTGAGGATACGCGGGGGCAGGGCCTCCACTAGAGGAATGTGGGGGTGGGGCCTCCACTAGAGGAATGTTCCCAGTAATTGTGGTCTCTGCAGGGGCTGTAGATAGGGTGAGGATATGCAGGGGCAGGGCCTCCACTAGAGGAATGTGGGGGTGGGGCCTCCACTAGAGGAATGTTCCCAGTAATTGTGGTCTCTGCAGGGGCTGTAGATAGGGTGAGGATATGTGGGGGCAGGGCCTCCACTAGAGGAATGTTCCCAGTAATTGTGGCCTCTGCAGAGGCTGTAGCTAGGGTGAGGATACGCGGGGGCAGGGCCTCCACTAGAGGAATGTGGGGGTGGGGCCTCCACTAGAGGAATGTCCCCAGTAATTGTGGTCTCTGCAGGGGCTGTAGATAGGGTGAGGATATGCGGGGGCAGGGCCTCCACTAGAGGAATGTTCCCAGTATTTGTGGCCTCTGCAGAGGCTGTAGCTAGGGTGAGGATACGCGGGGGCAGGGCCTCCACTAGAGGAATGTTCCCAGTAATTGTGGCCTCTGCGGAGGCTGTAGATAGGGTGAGGATATGTGGGGTGGAGCCTCCACTAGAGGAATGTTCCCAGTATTTGTGGCCTCTGCAGAGGCTGTAGATAGGGTGAGGATATGGGGGGTGGAGCCTCCACTAGAGGAATGTTCTCAGGAATTGTGGCCTCTGCGGAGGCTGCAGTTAGGGTGAGGATACGCGGGTGCCAGGCCTCCACTAGAGGAATGTTCCCAGTAATTGTGGTTTCTGCGGAGGCTGTAGATAGGGTGAGGATACGCGGGGGCAGGGCCTTCACTAGAGGAATGTTCCCAGTATTTGTGGCCTCTGCGGAGGCTGTAGATAGGGTGAGGATACGCGGGGGCAGGGCCTTCACTAGAGGAATGTTCCCAGGAATTGTGGCCTCTGCGGAGGCTGTAGCTAGGGTGAGGATATGCGGGGGCAGGGCCTTCAATAGAGAAATGTTCCCAGGAATTGTGGCCCTGCGGAGGCTGTAGATAGGGTGAGGATATGTGGTGTGGAGCCTCCACTAGAGGAATGTTCCCAGTATTTGTGGCCTCTGCAGAGGCCGTAGATAGGGTGAGGATATGGGGGGTGGAGCTTCCCCTAGAGGAATGTTCTCAGAAATTGTGGCCTCTGCGGAGGCTGTAGTTAGGGTGAGGATATGCGGGGGCCAGGCCTCCACTAGTGGAATGTTCTCAGGAATTGTGGCCTCTGCAGAGGCTGTAGTTAGGGTGAGGATACGCGGGGGCAGGGCCTCCACTAGAGGAATGTTCCCAGTAATTGTGGCCTCTGCGGAGGCTGTAGATAGGGTGAGGATATGTGGGGTGGAGCCTCCACTAGAGGAATGTTCTCAGGAATTGTGGCCTCTGCGGAGGCTGTAGTTAGGGTGAGGATATGCGGAGGCCAGGCCTCCACTAGAGGAATGTTCCCAGGAATTGTGGCCTCTGCAGAGGCTGTAGTTAGGGTGAGGATATGCGGGGGCAGGGCCTCCACTAGAGGAATGTTCCCAGGAATTTTGGCCTCTGCGGAAGCTGTAGTTAGGGTGAGGATACGTGGGGGCCAGGCCTCCACTACAGGAATGTTCCCAGGAATTGTGGCCTCTGCGGAGGCTATAGTTAGGGTGAGGATACGCGGGGGCAGGGCCTCCACTAGAAGGAATGTTCCCAGTAATTGTGGCCTCTGCGGAGGCTGTAGTTAGGGTGAGGATACGCGGGGGCAGGGCCTCCACTAGAAGGAATGTTCCCAGTAATTGTGGCCTCTGCGGAGGCTGTAGATAGGGTGAGGATACGCGGGGGCCAGGCCTCCACTAGAGGAATGCTCCCAGTAATTGTGGCCTCTGCAGAGGCTGTAGCTAGGGGGAGGATACGTGGGGGCCAGGCCTCCACTAGAGGAATGTTCCCAGTAATTGTGGCCTCTGCGGAGGCTGTAGATAGGGTGAGGATACGTGGGGGCCAGGCCTTCACTAGAGGAATGTTCCCAGGAATTGTGGCCTCTGCGGAGGCTGTAGCTAGGGGGAGGATACGCGAGGGCCAGGCCTCCACTAGAGAAATGTTCCCAGGAATTGTGGCCTCTGCGGAGGCTGTAGCTAGGGTGAGGATATGTGGGGGCCAGGCCTCCACTAGAGGAATGTTCCCAGGAATTGTGGCCTCTGCTGAGGCTATAGCTAGGGTGAGGATATGCGGGGGCAGGGCCTGCACTAGAGGAATGTTCTCAGGAATTGTGGCCTCTGTGGAGGCTGTAGCTAGGGGGAGGATACACGGGGGTAGGGCCTCCACTAGAGGAATGTTCCCAGGAATTGTGGCCTCTGCGGAGGCTGTAGCTAGGGGGAGGATACGCGAGGGTTGGGCCTTCACTAGAGGAATGTTCCCAGTAATTGTGGCCTCTGCAGGGGCTGTAGCTAGGGTGAGGATACGCGGGGGCCGGGCCTCCACTAGAGGAATGTTCTCAGTAATTGTGGCCTCTGCAGGGGCTGTAGCTAGGGTGAGGATACGCGGGGGCCGGGCCTCCACTAGAGGAATGTTCTCAGTAATTGTGGCCTCTGCGGAGGCTGTAGATAGGGTGAGGATATGCGGGGGCCAGGCCTCCACTAGAGGAATGTTCCCAGTAATTGTGGCCTCTGCGGAGGCTGTAGCTAGGGTGAGGATACGCGGGGGCCGAGCCTCCACTAGAGGAATGTTCCCAGGAATTGTGGCCTCTGCGGAGGCTGTAGTTAGGGTGAGGATATGGGGCCAGGGCCTCCACTAGAGGAATGTTCCCAGGAATTGTGGCCTCTGCGGAGGCTGTAGCTAGGGTGAGGATATGCGGGGGCCGGGCCTCCACTAGAAGGAATGTTCCCAGGAATTGTGGCCTCTGCGGAGGCTGTAGTTAGGGTGAGGCTACGCGGGGGCCAGGCCTCCACTAGAGGAATGTTCCCAGGAATTGTTGCCTCTGCGGAGGCTGTAGCTAAGGTGAGGATACGCGAGGGTTGGGCCTCCACTAGAGGAATGTTCCCAGGAATTGTTGCCTCTGCGGAGGCTGTAGATAGGGTGAGGATACGCGGGGGTAGGGCCTCCACTAGAGGAATGTTCCCAGGAATTGTGGCCTCTGCGGAGGCTGTAGATAGGGTGAGGATACGCGGGGGTAGGGCCTCCACTAGAGGAATGTTCCCAGGAATTGTGGCCTCTGCGGAGGCTGTAGATAGGGTGAGGATACGCGGGGGTAGGGCCTCCACTAGAGGAATGTTCCCAGGAATTGTGGCCTCTGCGGAGGCTGTAGATAGGGTGAGGATACGCGGGGGTAGGGCCTCCACTAGAGGAATGTTCCCAGGAATTGTGGCCTCTGTGGAGGCTGTAGCTAGGGTGAGGATACGCAGGGGCAGGGCCTCCACTAGAGGAATGTTCCCAGTAATTGTGGCCTCTGCAGAGGCTGTAGATAGGGTGAGGATATGCGGGGGCCAGGCCTCCACTAGAGGAATGTTCCTATCTCTATTGAATCATGGAGACTGAGGTTCCTCACAATCCACTGCTAGGTTACTCTATACATTGGTGAACACCAAACATCTGGCAGATCACGGCTTCTGTCCTGGTAGCTCTTTGCCAGGTTTTTATGCCATATACCAGGATTCCTTCtgcttaaagggaatatccaatctgaaaacaaaatggcttcctccagcccctagcagccgctatgtccctcccagctctgctctcagctgcAGGCTCccggcagaggccgacctcgccagATCATCCACTATCGCGCCTGCGCGTGCACCGCTGACAAGTACTCACACGTGTGTGGAGGGTACCGCGCAGGTGCAGCAGAGGACATCCGGTGAGGTTGCCCACTGCACCGTCGGGATCGGGAGCCAGCAGCTGAGAGCGGAGCAGCAACGAGGGACATGGCGGCtgacatgggctggaggaagccccaggtaaatagatgtatttttttttctagcttgGATATTCCCTTTCATCAAGTGAGGAATGAAATGAGGACGATATCGGTTCTGCCTCTCATGATTACCCCGGCCTGGGGGAGGTTTTGGTGTATATCCTCAGCTTTCTATAGATCAGCCCCTCATGTCTTCAGACAGCCGCGCCAACCCTTCCCATGGATTACTGACCTCTACAGATTATATACATTAGGCAGGTCATGTGGacggttagatgcagtttaggcactgtttGTATGTAAGTAACCATGGAACCTGCATAATGTAGAGGTGTCAGTAATGACAGGGATGGCCGCACTGTATATAGGTGAAGGGGACTTggacagttaaaggggcactatggtgaaaaactgtaaaatgtaaaatacatgtaaacatatacaaataagaagtgtgtttctcccagagtaaaatgagccataaattacttttctcctatgttgctgtcacttacagtcggtagtagaaatctgacagaagtgacaggttttggactagtccatctcttcataggggattctcagcaaggcttttattctttataaagatatttccttaaaaggatttaaacaatgatgctggccagcttccctgctcgctacactgttttttggcagttggacagagcaactgccattcactaagtgcttttgaaaattaaccttgagaatccctcgtgaggagatgggctagtccaaaacctgtcggttctgtcagatttctactacctactgtaagtgacagcaacataggagaaaagtaatttatgcctcattttactctggaaaaaaaatgtacttcttatttgtatatgttttcacatattttaaattttacaattttttgccatagtgcccctttaagcagtgaggGCTGTAGAGTCTCTATGAGGCTCCCAAGCACGTAAGACACATATACATTTTCTATTTAGTCACGTAGTACACACAGCAGCCACCAGGTGTCACTGTTACTCTACACGGACACAACAAACACCCAGCTCCAGTGGCTGCACATCTAAACACCCACAGCAGACGCACAGTCACCTTTGGTCAAATATCCTACTGAATAATGCACATTGTATATCCACTGTTGTCTATCGCTACCACTGGCTGCGGGTCGACTCTGCAGAGCCTCACAGCTGAAAGGGCGGTGGTCTTCTCCATGGAGAGGTCTCCAGCTAGTCCTGGAAGGCCACCACTGGAGATGACTCCACCGCTATCCAGGCATCATCTGGGTCATAGTGTGTCCCTTAGGGCCACTCTATGCCGCCGTTGAGTCCTGAACACATGTCCATCGGGGCAGCACCCGCGGGCCTCTCGCGCTGCCACCGTTACACGTCCAGAACGTGGTTGAGGTAGGAGATGTAGCAAATGGCCAGACGCAGGATCTCGATCTTGGAGAGTTTCTTGTCTGGCGGGAGAGTCGGCAGGAGCCTCCGGAGCTCAGCGAAGGCCACATTGAAGGCCTCCACGCGGATTCGCTCTCTGGTGGCATGGGCGCAGCGATACTTTGCTGTGGCGCGCCTCCTTCGCCGCTTCTCTTCACGGCTCAGCTGCGGGGGTAGACACGGGGTCCTGCGGCCTCCTCCCTCAGCCTCGGATACGCTGCCTCCCTTCAGCTCGCTGACGGCCGAGTCAGATTCAGATTGTGCCGATGGTTGGTCGGAATCCAACATCTCTGGGCTGAGCATCATTCTCTGGCTGTACGGAATCTGCAGAAACACAATGTTCAGTCTTAttaatacaaggtgcatttctgttatgttttccttgtgtcctgtgcaagagttcaggtccactctgattccccctcatttgtgtctaatcactagttgtaatttgatccccccctgtgtcacatgactgcctatggcagataatcaGATAAGCGCATTTCAAAGCGCAGGCTTTTTTCTGGGCACACACTATGAGAGttactggcagatttactgtcagatcgattatttccaacatgtccgatttgctttcggaTCGATTACCAAATAATTTCtgttaactttaataggaaatcaatcGTACAATGCTTGGAAATCGataggaaagcaaatcggacatgttagaaataatcgatctgacagtaaatctgccagaaactctcatagtgtgtacccagcattagacaatatgtctgcctccatgaaagcaggaagtagacacactgcagatttattgcaggatttgtatcagctgtaacagagaaatgttttttttgtttaaagattattatgctgttgcttatcttttagagcagacaggagttcaggtccactttaaattaacttttcagcactttgcaatgaaaaCAGTACCAAAAAGTCAATGAAAAAGTACGGCCAACattattcggagtattttctttcttgctgggggcctaaaaggcaatttattgataagttgtgaaaatatcaccaaggagaaaaaaaGGTGAACAGGATGTGGTCCAATAAAGTTCAGCCCGCTACTAAGCGGCGTCAGGCCTCATATATACGCGTGGGGGAACTCCGCTGAGGTCACCTGTCCGGGTCGCCTCGGCCAACAATGCAGCCAGAGTACAGATGTCCACACAGCTGCTCAGAATGGTTACAAAACATTAAGAAGGAGTGGAAAGGCAGcaccacacaatacaataaatgtaattacggcaatttgataaaaacaatcggttctctgcaaaaaaaaaaatcgaaagtttttttttcttccagtaaGACAtacgatcggatttcctgtttttatttgaTATACGGTAAGTAGGttgggaatggtggatttttctgataaatttatatgaaaattgaatggtgtgtggtaaatTGTCAATTTATATACAGGTATGCTCCCAAgccattttctcagagtttcaatGAATAGCCAGGATCTGTCTGCCAGTGACGGCTATCtctatctgttggctgcccatttaGATTTCAGCGTAAAATCGGACATATGACTCCGCCTCCGCCACCTCTGTTGCTGCCCCCCAAATGCTAATGTTCCCCTTGGTGTCTGTGCATCTCTCCCCTGTCCGGCTGCTGCTGGTGTCGCTGCTCCAGCTTCTGTGCCCCACGTGGCTGCCAGAGTATAGCAcgtatgtgatgtcacacacacccgCCACGTGCTATACGCCGGCAGCCATGTGGGGAATGTGGAAGAAGGATATCAGATGGGTGAGATATATGAATGCacaggcagggggggagatattaACATTTAAGGGGACAGTCACAGCAGCCGGGGGTTCCGTCACGTTCCtcgctcatcccaatatcgcacGCTGTTACCGCAGCACACTCCACCAACCACATTGCTCCAAGATGTCCCAGCATGCCTGATCTATGCGTTCCACCGAATCCGACTCAATCCGTCCCGGAACTGGAAGATCAGGCGTGCTTGCTGCGGCAACCATTTTCATTCGCTTTGCTAATAATCCTCAGATCACCAGATGTAGGGCCGCCTTCTGAAGAATATCTCATTAAATTGGAAAAACACTCtaatatataaattattgatgTGATCTTTTACTCAGAGGGACTTTCCTTGCCACAGAAAGTAAGGAGTCGCCTGAGTCAGTGCATGGCTGCAGCTGTTAATTTACTGGCATTGTCCAAGGATCGGTATCGCTGCATTGAGTTTTTATTTTAGTCTGCTGCTGTAGGTGTGGCCTATTATGTTGTGGGGCCACATGGGTGAGCACAATAAAGTGATCATAGAGTGGGTGTGGCTTAGAGGTGCGGCCTATTATGGGTGAGCACAATAAAGTGATCATAGAGTGGGTGTGGCTTAGAGGTGCGGCCTATTATGGGTGAGCACAATAGAGTGATCATAGAGTGGGTGTGGCTTAGAGGTGCGGCCTATTATGGGTGAGCACAATAAAGTGATTATAGAGTGGGTGTGGCTTAGAGGTGCGGCCTATTATGGGTGAGCACAATAAAGTGATCATAGAGTGGGTGTGGCTTGGAGGGGCGGCCTATTATGGGTGAGCACAATAAAGTGATCATAGAGTGGGTGTGGCTTGGAGGGGCGGCCTATTATGGGTGAGCACAATAAAGTGATCATAGAGTGGGTGTGGCTTGGAGGGGCGGCCTATTATGGGAGAGCACAAAAAAGTGATCATAGAGTGGGTGTGGCTTGGAGGTGTGGCCTATTATGTTGTGGAGCCACATGGTTGAGCACAATAAAGTGATCATAGAGTGGGTGTGGCTTGGAGGGGCGGCCTATTATGGGTGAACACAATAAAGTGATCATAGAGTGGGTGTGGCTTGGAGGTGTGGCCTTTTATGTTGTGGGGCCACATGGGTGAGCACAATAAAGTGATCATAGAGTGGGTGTGGCTTGGAGGGGCGGCCTATTATGGGTGAACACAATAAAGTGATCATAGAGTGGGTGTGGCTTGGAGGTGTGGCCTTTTATGTTGTGGGGCCACATGGGTGAGCACAATAAAGTGATCATAGAGTGGGTGTGGCTTGGAGGTGTGGTCTATTATGTTGTGAGGCCACATGGGTGAGCACAATAACGTGATCATAGAGTGGGTGTGGCTTGGAGGTGTGGCCTATTATGTTGTGGGGCCACATGGGTGAGCACAATAAAGTGATCATAGAGTGGGTGTGGCTTGGAGGTGTGGCCTTTTATGTTGTGGGGCCACATGGGTGAGCACAATAAAGTGATCATAGAGTGGGTGTGGCTTGGAGGTGTGGCCTATTATGTTGTGGGGCCACATGGGTGAGCACAATAACGTGATCATAGAGTGGGTGTGGCTTGGAGGTGTGGCCTATTATGTTGTGGGGCCACATGGGTGAGCACAATAAAGTGATCATAGAGTGGGTGTGGCTTGGAGGTGTGGCCTTTTA from Hyperolius riggenbachi isolate aHypRig1 chromosome 2, aHypRig1.pri, whole genome shotgun sequence encodes the following:
- the NHLH2 gene encoding helix-loop-helix protein 2; translated protein: MMLSPEMLDSDQPSAQSESDSAVSELKGGSVSEAEGGGRRTPCLPPQLSREEKRRRRRATAKYRCAHATRERIRVEAFNVAFAELRRLLPTLPPDKKLSKIEILRLAICYISYLNHVLDV